From Candidatus Binatia bacterium:
CCGGTGGCCCAGCCGCTCAAACACTTTGGCGGCGTCCTCGACCGCGACGGCGACATCCGACTGCACGACCGCGTAGCCGAGATCCGGAGAGTAGCCGATCCGTAGCTTGTTGGGCAGCGGCTCGCGGACCGCTCGCATATACGAAATGCCCGGGTGCGGAAGGCTGTTGGGATCGTACGGGGAGCTGCCGACGACCTGATCGAGAAACAGCGCCGCATCCTCCACCGTCTTGGTGAGTGGTCCGACGACCGACGTGTCCTGATACTCCCAGTGTTCGAACGGACCGCGGGGAATCCGTCCGAACGACGTCTTCAGGCCGAAGGCGCCGGTGAAGCTTGCCGGGATCCGAATGGAGCCACCACCGTCGCTGGCGGTAACCAGCGGCAACACACCGCCGCTGAGCGCGGCGGCCGAACCTCCGCTCGACCCGCCCGGTGTCCGTTCGAGGTTCCAGGGAGAACGGGTAACGCCATAGACCAGGTTTTTCGTGATCGCCGTGTGGCCGAACTCTGGCGCGTTGGTCTTGCCGACCACGATCGCTCCGGCCGCACGCAGGCGCTCAACCTGCGTCGAGTCGCACCGGGCGACGTGATCGCGGAACGGCAACGACCCCTGCGAGGTGGTCAAACCCTCGGCATCTTCGAGGTCCTTGACGCCGAACGGGACGCCCTCGAGCGGCCCGGCGGTACCACGCATGCAGCGTTCCTCCGCCGCGCGCGCATCACGCAGCAGTACCTCCCGGTCACGCAACACCACCACGGCATTCAGGTTGGCGTGCGTGGCATCGATGCGAGCCAGGACCGCCCTCATCAGCTCGACCGGCGACGCCTTGCGGGCACGGAGCATCTCGGTCAACTGCACCAGGGTGAACTCGAGCAGTTCGTTCATCACACCTCACCTTATCGAGATTTCCGTCCTGGGTCAGTGTCTCTTCGCGGGGCCCGAGAGTCTCCGCGACTGGCTGAGCCGCCGATCCCTCTGTGCGTCAAGCCAGTCCCGTCGACTTGCTTCTCGTTACTTGCCGAAGCGCTGCAAGGCGGTGGAATCGAACAGGTTCGCCTCCAGGGGCATGCGCCGATAGGAAGCGGCTTTGGGATCCGGACGCATACCGCCGAGGGTGGCGCGATTGTGTTTCACATTCTCGGCACAGGCCCAGACCATGGTGCCGATCGGTAACCATTCCTGTGCGTCCGGCGGACCCACCGGACTGTTGACGCGTGCAATGAATTGAGAGGCACCGATCAGCTCGCCGGTCCAGTCGAATTTTCGGCTCCAGGCGCCATCCCACGTTTCCGCGTCGATCCACAGTTGCAGCTTGCCGTACAAGTAGTACTTGTCCCGGGGGATACCGTCGACGATCCAGAAGCTGCGTTTGGCCAGGGCCGCATCGGTCGGCGCCCATGGCGCGCCGCTCCAGTTCGGCGTCCGGTATCCGACCGTCGGAGGATTGAGGTCCGTCAGGACAACCCACCCTCCACCGGGGGCTGGCGTCGTGGGAACCGGGCCATTGAGCGTGTTGGGGTCGACGATGCGCAGTCCCTCTCGCTGCCCCACCAGCTTCCACTCGAAGTCTTCCGGTTTGCCGTCGAAAAAGAAGCCGTCATCCCCACTGAAGTCGGAGCCCAGGTAGCCGTCTGATCGGTTGGCCGGGCTGACCGCGCGCACGCGGCGCAGCGCCGGCACGAAGGCCCACACGGAATCGTGCTTGTCGGCGTCGCGGTAGCGCCACGTCAGCGAGGCCGTCCCCTGCAGGTCGGCGGGAGTCTGTACCACTCCCAGGAATTGGCTTTGCAGGTTCATCGGATTGGGCTCGCGATACTTCACATCCTGGCCGTCCAAGAAATGAAACCATCCGTTGGCAACGATGTCGCGATCGACACCGGTGCGGTTCAGCAGCGTCACCAGCGTCCGGTTGTACGAGCTACCGCCAGCCCAGTATGCGAGAAACTGATTCCACACGATCTTGACTGCCGCCTTCGGATCGGTGGCATTCACAGTGGGAAACGGCAGCCCGTAGACGTACGGTAGGGGTTGGCCCGTAGCGCGGTAGACGATGGTGCCGCGGTCATTCACGTCGAGCGTCGCGG
This genomic window contains:
- a CDS encoding amidase: MNELLEFTLVQLTEMLRARKASPVELMRAVLARIDATHANLNAVVVLRDREVLLRDARAAEERCMRGTAGPLEGVPFGVKDLEDAEGLTTSQGSLPFRDHVARCDSTQVERLRAAGAIVVGKTNAPEFGHTAITKNLVYGVTRSPWNLERTPGGSSGGSAAALSGGVLPLVTASDGGGSIRIPASFTGAFGLKTSFGRIPRGPFEHWEYQDTSVVGPLTKTVEDAALFLDQVVGSSPYDPNSLPHPGISYMRAVREPLPNKLRIGYSPDLGYAVVQSDVAVAVEDAAKVFERLGHRLERIEGGPPQLGREWALLGLFELAAHLHPLLPAQESQFGRSFIEGVKMGWQMTPELWGKSAQERIRLNDWCAELFERVDLLVTPTVPYDPPPAKGPFPEETEGRQQIVAGVASFTIPFNLSWHPAATVRVGLSRAGLPMGMQIVGPRHHEDLVLQVARAFERERPWHPHWPTKW
- a CDS encoding DUF1329 domain-containing protein, producing the protein MRSIVARAVSIGVVGVLIHLCAAPVAHSQARQDDTAELKPGVVLDQNNSQLAKDLLPPEILKHYQTGDYKNRIVEYPTGNAHWEKAFSEATQTNTATLDVNDRGTIVYRATGQPLPYVYGLPFPTVNATDPKAAVKIVWNQFLAYWAGGSSYNRTLVTLLNRTGVDRDIVANGWFHFLDGQDVKYREPNPMNLQSQFLGVVQTPADLQGTASLTWRYRDADKHDSVWAFVPALRRVRAVSPANRSDGYLGSDFSGDDGFFFDGKPEDFEWKLVGQREGLRIVDPNTLNGPVPTTPAPGGGWVVLTDLNPPTVGYRTPNWSGAPWAPTDAALAKRSFWIVDGIPRDKYYLYGKLQLWIDAETWDGAWSRKFDWTGELIGASQFIARVNSPVGPPDAQEWLPIGTMVWACAENVKHNRATLGGMRPDPKAASYRRMPLEANLFDSTALQRFGK